The Mariluticola halotolerans nucleotide sequence TTCACCCCGATCGCCATTGCGGCCGCCAATTCGATGGGTATCGACCCCCTGCCCCTGATCGCGACGGTCATTCTCGGGGCCAATGCGTCCTTTGCCTCGCCGATCGGCTATCAGACCAATCTGCTGGTTATGGGTGCGGGGCATTACCGGTTCCGTGACTTCATCATTGTGGGATCGCCACTGGTGATTATAGTCTGGATCGTATTCTGTATTGTGGCCCCCTGGTATTATGGGGTTTAGATCCTTTTGAGTTTTTGCGAGGCAGTTCATGACGGACCAATCGCCTGAGAATTCCCAGTTCTTCCTCACGGCTGCGATGCCGTGCCCCTATCTGGAAGGACGTGAGGAGCGCAAACTATTTACCCATCTCAGCGGGCGCCGCGCGTCCATGCTGCATCATGTGCTGAACGAACATGGCTTTCGGCGCAGCCAGAACCTGATCTACAGGCCCGCATGCGATGGCTGTTCCGCCTGCCGGTCCGTGCGTATTCCGGCCCATGATTTTACGGCTGGGGGGCGTCATCGCCGCATTCTGCGCCGGAACCAGGACATCATCGGCACGCAGCTGTCGCCCCGGGTAAGCGCCGAACAGTATGATCTGTTCAAACTCTACCTTGAGACGCGGCACGAAGGCGGCGGCATGACGCAGATGTCCTATATGGATTATGAATACATGGTGGAGGATACGCCGGTAAATTCGGTTCTGATCGAATACCGGCTGGCGCAAAGCGATGGCACAACCGGCCCGCTGGTCGCCGTAGCCCTGAGCGATCTCATGGATGAAGGCCTGTCGATGGTCTACAGCTTTTTCGATCCCTCACACGCCGCGCGCGGATTGGGCAATTTCATGATCCTCGATCATATCCGACGGGTGATCGATAGCGGGCTTAAATATGTGTATCTAGGCTATTGGGTCCCAAATTCGCCTAAAATGGCGTACAAAGCCAGCTTTCAACCGCTGGAAGTGCAGTCCGGGACGGCGGGCTGGCAAAGGCTAGATATTGTTCAGGCCGACTAAGCGCGGCTGGAGTTGCGTTATATTATGAAGTTTATCAAGTGGGCAGCCGGGCTGTCGTTCGCGCTCGGCGCTACAGGTCTGATGCTGATTGCCTTGGCGGCAGCATTTGGCTTTGCCCATCCGGCGCTGGATTTTTTCAACCATTTGCAGGCCGTTATTTTTCCCGGCACGTTGTTTTGCCTGCTTGCCTCACCCTTTTTTGTCGACATGCCGCGCTGGCGCGCCCTGGCCATGACAGTTTCGGCGACGGGGTTCATGGCTTCGTCGCTGATTGTGGTTCCCGAGCTGACGCCATTGCTCAACGCACGTGATGCCATGCCGCAAGATGGCCGGCCTGTTTACAAACTGCTGACCCATAACCTTTTTGGGCGCAACCGTGAGGCCGCAACACTTTGGGACAGCATTCGCGCCGAAGACCCTGATATTCTGACATTTCAGGAATATTTCCCCGAGCAACGCAACGGGTTGCATGCGCTGATGGAAGACACCTATCCCTATCATTCCATCTGCAGGGGCGGCAAACGGGCCAATGTGGCCATTTACGCGAAAATACCTTTTGAGGCCGAGACCGAGGGAGCCTGTGCCACGGGCGGCACGGACCGGATTTCCCGGATAGTCGCCCGATTTGCCGGGGAAGATGCCCAGCCGTTTACTGTTGTAACCACCCATTTTGACTGGCCCGGACAAATCAGTCAGCTGGACAAGGGTGACAACATCGCCGAAGGTATTGACTTGGCGTTTGCCCGTCAACGTGGCCAGTTTGCCGATCTTGGTGCAGCCTTGCAGAAATTGCCCGGGCCATTGGTGCTATCAGGTGATTTCAACTCCACCTCGTGGTCCTACGCCGTGCGCGGGTTTGCAACACGCGCCGGACTGGAGCGGCAGGACCACTCGCTCATGACCTATCCGACACGCTTTTATGTGGCGGGCTGGCGCGAAACGTGGCCATTCCTGCCAATTGACCACGTGATGACCCGGGGCGGCATCAAGGTGCATGAGCTATATGCGGGAGACCCTGCAGGCAGCGATCATAAACCGATCATCACCCGGTTTTCGGTCAACCCCTGAACCGGTTATTGCGGGGGAACCCGGTCGGCGGCTGACGGCCCGCTGCGGCGCGATCGCCCAGCCAGTCCTTGAGATCATCCATGGATTTGACAAAGGTACGTCCGGAACTGTCTTCCCAGCTCAAACCGTCTTCAGCACTGAAAACCTTCAGGTCGGAAATGCCGCCATCCTTGTATTTTTGCAGGCGCACGCCCTTGCCACGGCTCATCGCTGGCAATTGCGCTGCCGGGAAAACCAGCAGTTTGCGGTTCTGGCCAATGACCGCCACCATGTCGCCGGACATGGGCACGCACAGCTTGGCTTCGCTGGCACCGGATACATTGAGCGCCTGTTTCCCTTTACGGGTATTGGCGATCATATCGTCTTCGGCGATCACAAAACCATTGCCGACATTTGAGGCGATGACGCGTTTGGCGCCGGCTTTGTAGATGAACAGGTCCACGATATCGTGGCCTTCCTCAATGTCGACCATGATGCGCACCGGCTCACCATGCCCACGCCCGCCCGGCAGTTTGTCGGCACCGAGCGTATAGATTTTGCCGCCTGTAGTGAGCAGGAGCAACTTGTCCGTCGTCTCGCATTTGAGCGCGAGCTTGAGTTCATCACCGGCCTTGAAGGCCTGACCGTCGACATCGGCATTATGACCTTTCATCGCCCGGATCCATCCTTTTTCGGACAGAATGACGGTGATCGGCTCACGCTCGATCATCATGGTCTCGATGTCGAAATCGCCTGCGTCGGGTATTGTATCAAAGGTGGTGCGCCGTGGGCCCAGCGGATGGTCGGGGCCGTAAATCTTGCGGATCTCGCCCACTTCCGTGGCGATCACACCCCATTGTTTCTTGTCTGAGGCGAGAAGTGCCTCGAGATGGCCCTGCTCTTCAGTGAGCTTTTCGTGCTCCTTGCGCAGTTCCATCTCTTCGAGCTTGCGCAGGGAGCGCAGGCGCATGTTGAGAATGGCTTCAGCCTGCACATCCGTCAGCTCAAAGGTGCGGATCAACTCGGCCTTCGGCTCGTCTTCCTCGCGGATGATGCGGATCACCTCGTCGAGATTGAGGAAGGCGATGATATAGCCGCCGAGCACTTCAAGCCGATGGGCAATCTGGCCGAGCCGGTATTCGGACCGGCGCACCAGAACGACCTTGCGGTGCTGCAGCCAGGCGCTGAGTGCCTCGGCAAGGCTCATGACCTTGGGGACCGTGCCCATATCGAGCACATTCAGATTGAGCGAAAACCGGTTTTCCA carries:
- a CDS encoding endonuclease/exonuclease/phosphatase family protein — its product is MKFIKWAAGLSFALGATGLMLIALAAAFGFAHPALDFFNHLQAVIFPGTLFCLLASPFFVDMPRWRALAMTVSATGFMASSLIVVPELTPLLNARDAMPQDGRPVYKLLTHNLFGRNREAATLWDSIRAEDPDILTFQEYFPEQRNGLHALMEDTYPYHSICRGGKRANVAIYAKIPFEAETEGACATGGTDRISRIVARFAGEDAQPFTVVTTHFDWPGQISQLDKGDNIAEGIDLAFARQRGQFADLGAALQKLPGPLVLSGDFNSTSWSYAVRGFATRAGLERQDHSLMTYPTRFYVAGWRETWPFLPIDHVMTRGGIKVHELYAGDPAGSDHKPIITRFSVNP
- the parC gene encoding DNA topoisomerase IV subunit A, whose protein sequence is MSDSDILPPEGDEHRIVDLRKALEERYLSYALSTITQRALPDARDGLKPVHRRILHGMRLLRLDPEGAYKKSAKIVGDVMGSFHPHGDQSIYDALVRLAQNFALRYPLVDGQGNFGNIDGDSAAAMRYTESRMTDVAQRLMEGIGENAVDFRPNYDGSDEEPVVLPSNFPNLLANGSSGIAVGMATSVPPHNVAELCDAALHLIHNPGAQTADLMKYVPGPDFPTGGILVEDRASIEQAYTTGRGGFRVRARWFSEDTGRGGYQIIVTEIPYGVQKSRLVEKIAEMMLARRLPLLKDVRDESAEDIRLVLEPKSRTVDPVILMESMFKLTELENRFSLNLNVLDMGTVPKVMSLAEALSAWLQHRKVVLVRRSEYRLGQIAHRLEVLGGYIIAFLNLDEVIRIIREEDEPKAELIRTFELTDVQAEAILNMRLRSLRKLEEMELRKEHEKLTEEQGHLEALLASDKKQWGVIATEVGEIRKIYGPDHPLGPRRTTFDTIPDAGDFDIETMMIEREPITVILSEKGWIRAMKGHNADVDGQAFKAGDELKLALKCETTDKLLLLTTGGKIYTLGADKLPGGRGHGEPVRIMVDIEEGHDIVDLFIYKAGAKRVIASNVGNGFVIAEDDMIANTRKGKQALNVSGASEAKLCVPMSGDMVAVIGQNRKLLVFPAAQLPAMSRGKGVRLQKYKDGGISDLKVFSAEDGLSWEDSSGRTFVKSMDDLKDWLGDRAAAGRQPPTGFPRNNRFRG
- a CDS encoding arginyltransferase — translated: MTDQSPENSQFFLTAAMPCPYLEGREERKLFTHLSGRRASMLHHVLNEHGFRRSQNLIYRPACDGCSACRSVRIPAHDFTAGGRHRRILRRNQDIIGTQLSPRVSAEQYDLFKLYLETRHEGGGMTQMSYMDYEYMVEDTPVNSVLIEYRLAQSDGTTGPLVAVALSDLMDEGLSMVYSFFDPSHAARGLGNFMILDHIRRVIDSGLKYVYLGYWVPNSPKMAYKASFQPLEVQSGTAGWQRLDIVQAD